The genome window gacagaaatgcaatattgtatacataactatattatcagtggtgtataaagaccttacaaaataaactgtattgtttttattaccttagaatgagccatttttatttacatacaccgTGGGtttccttacatggaagttgatgTCATgcttctacagtagccctaaacagacaaactgctctaccgAGTGAtaatgacgtgtttgtcctgtggcagctaccgtagcttctctatgtgtttcgaaAAGGAGATGTGAGCAGTCTCGCCGCCAGATAccgctaaaagtcccacattgcaccttttaATGCTCAAAATCAAGCCTGGCTTTGTGTTGATGTACTTACATAAAGAAATGACAATGTCGTTGCTGTGTTTTTGTAAAGCCCAAATACACGTATCCTCCTCTAAACATGTTGAAGCACAAGACATTGGTGAGTGTCTACGGTGTGGTGACCTTCTTCAAACTGCCTTACCGTACTAAAGGCTCAGGTGAGTGAATTCCTTTCATCCCAGCATGATCATAATAGACTTTCCTATTGTTAGGTGAGCCCCCCCTGTGAGTAGGGCCAGATGAAAGATGACTTTTTAAACCACTTTTCAGTGTCACCTTTGAAATAGCCATCAACAAAAGATTTCAGAATGGTTGAACTTTGCTTACGGTACGTCTCGAGGGAAACGTTTCAAAGGGCACGTTTGTACCTTGAAAAGTTTTTTGTCGCCCGGCTTTTTTGATAAAATAACATCGCAGACTAAACCAATACAAAAATGCGGGTTAATCATTTTAACATTGATACCATGAAGTTAACTAATATGCTTTCTCGAAAAGCTAATACAAACCAATTACCACCCAACCACTCTCTCACTGTGCACAGCTATGTTAGCTGTACAGTTATACTTTACTTAAGAAGTGCATTCAGTTCATTTGTCATGGCTTGGATCATGACACGTAGCGTTTGGTTGTCAATGTCTGTGAAAATCAGTGGGCTGGCTGATGCGTCAATATTTTGATAAGTGGAGAACAACAGTCCAATCACTTTAATATGGGAAGGGAATGATGCATAGTGTGCCAAAATGATGTCCGATTGATCTCCGATCAGTGCTCAGTGAGGCTGCTACTAATGCATGGGtatttcaaaaataattttttgtccAGATGGATGAAAATGATTAGTAAGTAATCTTTTTTTAAGCAATAATTCTTAATTTAAAAcgtatgtatataaataaaaagctttaacttaaaaaaaaagttttaaaagctataatttcTTGATTTCTTGAAGTCACTAGAGGATTCTTTGTGAGGTTCAATAATCActactttttaataaaaatacattttaaccaTTATATTGTAGTAACTTAAGCCTTttccaaatgtttttataaaagtgaAGGTCATAACCATCACACACAAGAAAATAATTGATGCACATGGTTGTTTGATAACACTAGAGATATCTAGTAAAAGTTAGATTTTTTCACGTACAATATACTTGTATTTTCTAATAGTACAATATATTTCGTAagccttttttcttttttgcctgtactaaaaattaaaagttggatcaacttaaaaaatgaatttgtaaaaattaagttttataatTTAACCACACTCTTATGTTCAAATTTTAGCAacaattttaatgtttaattagtttaatatatgctaaataacttcaaatttgaaaaaaagcatgatttagcatgatactagcatgatttagcatgaagctagcatgatttagcacgaagctagcatgatttagcatgattttACATGAAGCTATCAtcatttagcatgaagctatgatttagcataaagctagcatgatttaacatgaagctaacataatttaacatgaagctaacataatttaacaaagttaacatgatttagcatgaagttagcatgaagctagtatgatttagcatgaagctaacatgattaagcatatagctagcatgatttagcatgaagctaacataatttagcataaagttaacatgatttagcatgaagctaacatgatttagcatgattttacataaagctagcatgatttagcatgaagctagcatgatttagcataaagctagcatgatttagcatgaagctaacataatttagcataaagttaacatgatttagcatgaagttaacatgaagctagtatgatttagcatgaagctagcatgattaagcataaagctagcatgatttagcatgaagctaacttaatttagcataaagttaacatgattttgcatgaagttagcatgaagctaacatgatttagtatgaagctagcatgaaactagcatgagttagcacttttttttatatatacataaattctttatttaatagATTAATTTCTATAAAGTTATTTTTGTAACAGATAAATTAAgtgtatataaatgtaaataaataaaagtagtaatgaaaataatatataacatttattttacttgAGAACAGTTTTTCACATATTAATAGTAAAAATACGCATTAGATCAGTTTTAAAGGAACattgtgtgtactgtatgtacatGTATAtacttggcagacacttttatccaaattgACTAAAAGTAACTTCAAGTGAAAAAGTATCAAGGAAAAGTCAAAAAGTAGGTTTAAAGGTTTAAAATCCAATATTTTTTAGAGATGTCAAAGTAGCTAATAGGAGGGTTAAATCTTcccactttaagtgaaaaaaaaatgttaaaaaaaaatctaaacatctaaaattttcaaataaaattttttacttaaagtgataaaatttaagttgaaaaaataataaaaaaattagtaaaagtAATtcttaagttgatccaacttttactttttacaatgtttttatatttactgcACACTATATACTAAAATTTACTGAAAATATACTAATATTCACTTTTTTTATCTCCCTTATTAAAAAGTGACCCATGTACAAGGTCTGCCAAAGGCAGTCAATATTTtggttattaataataaaaaagagtGGATAACTTGCACTGTAATCAGTAATCTCCTTACTTGTCACTAGATTACTGCTCCATGCTAAAAATCACAGACCAGTCTGATGTAAAAGTGTCCTGCACCATCTTCACTAAAAACCTAGAGGATCACCCGGTCATCCTCAAAAACGGAGACATTATACGGCTCCACAGATTTAAGGTAAGAATATCCATCACACTGgaaaaaattccttgttgcacttaaatgcacaagtttaatcaacttgaatttataatTAATTTCAACTTCCTTGACTAGTGTGGAGTTGCtaaaattatacaaaattatacaaataaagttgaattatttatataaagtctttatttatatgaagaaaagttgaaattaattgtaatttcaagTTGATTTAATTTAGTAATCTTTATCTCTTAATCTTCTGTAATTGTAACTGAATTAAATCTTATAAATATGCTTTGTTTATGATACcctatgtatttttttatttattatttttatatattttattttttgtctttctctttgttttcttttgtttcctTTCTTACAGTAATAACTTCCGTATTTTTGGTATACTTTGGATTTGTGTATTATGCaaaattctaaataaaatattatttttattattatttcggATAAgaccaacacacacaaaaaactaaGTAATCTTTAAAACGCTTCAGCTGACCCCAGACAGTTTATTTTCTAAAGGGAATTGAGCTCTGCGACTTGATCTATTTTTTGTTAGCATCTGTACTGTACATATACAAAATCTTTCTTTAAggctttttatatttcttttgttttatttttttcagtcaGAAATGTTCAATAACTCCATGACACTGGTGAACTCAAGTGGTTGGTCCGCTCTCACATTTGATGGGATTATCGACAGCCCCATGGTGCCTCGTTCCACCAGCAAATCATTTCACTTTGTAGACTCTGATAAACGCACAGTGCAGGAGCTTCGCCAATGGGCAACAAAACGGTTACTGGTGTCCGGTAATCCTACTCTTCCTCTGTCCGCGGTGAAGCCCTCGATGTTCTTCGATCTTACCTGCCAGTTGCTGGCAAAGGCCGTCATGGATAGCCACTGCATCCTGCTGAAGGTGCTTTCAAAGTTAAACTACTTTGGGGTTGAAGGCTTGTTTCTAGCTAATTTCTGGATTGACATATGTTTCAAAATCACTTTGTGAAATGTATGATTTTCCACTGTTTTTAGGTGTGGGACGGGACCAAGTGTGATTATCCACTGTTGAAAGTTGCTGTCCCACCTGACGCAATAGAGGGAGAATCCACTGGCGCCAAAGACCGGATGAACCTGATAGCCAATGTTCTGGTCTACGACAATCACTTTGAGGTCGCTCAAAGCCTAAAGGTAAGTTTGCTGTTTACCATGCAGAggttttaacatttacatttttacatcgtttatgcatttggcagacacttttttcCAAAATACGCCTGTTTCCTTGCGAATCGAACCCATCAcatttgcactgctaatgcaatgttcAAGCAATTGAGCTATAGGAACACACACAAAAGATTATGAATGCTATCCAATGATCTTGCAAGAAAACCTTTCGTACAATTTCTAAGAGAATCAACGTCATCTACGATCATTATTGTGAACATTTTTAGTGAAAGTTTTAACTGTTGCTACTTGTAAGCGCTATAGGAGCATATAAGACCTACGCATCCACCCCAGCACCTTTAATGATGAATAAGGTGCGAGGCAATATTCACATGGGCACATCTTGTCCCAGCTCATTTGTGAGATGCTCTCTTCCCTTCAGTTTTctgattttgtttgttttttgcacTTGAAAACCTCCTCTGCCTGTTTTTCCACCCGATAAAAACCAGCAAACACGTCTTCTCCAAAAGAAGGTCTTTTGAAATATATAATCTACAGCAACATTTCTGTCTTTCCCTGCCAAACTCCTTTCTATGAATATTTGAACAGGAGCAGAGCtttcatgtcatttttttttgagtgtCTGTACTTTTTGAAATCCCACATTGtttcttttatgttttgttaatgTATGGTAGACTTACTGTATAGCATGCTTCTTGAAAATCTTGAATATACAATGAAAAGGGTAATGAatcatttatattgctgtacaactACAGATTGCACAGGGTTTTTTGGGGGGAGGGGGGCTTCTTAATTTCATGAGGTGATCTTGCAAAAGATAGTCTTGGTCTGGCTTTACATACAGTGGTTCTATTGAATAAGACTGATCAATGTGGGTGGAGTCAACTAGTCAACAAGTTGCTAGCTAAATTTTATAGCATAAACATCCCTGTCAATCACTTAACGGTGCATTGTGTAATTTCTAAAaggatctattgacagaaatgcaatataatatacatgcagtggggaaaataagtatttgacacatcagcatttttctcagtaaggggatttctaagtgggctattgacacaaaatttccaccagatgtagccatcataTTGAATACATACAAAGAAATCGGAACATTTacgtatacaagttgagtcataataaataaagtaaaatgaccatagatatgtataataaagtctagatgtgttacggagaagtctctaacgtcatcactggcggccatcttgactCAGTCAGCTcactcactcgtagcattgttttaataatgcatgaacttttaaatgaccataacttgctcaattttctaccgattttcaaacgttattaacgtggctatcattctggatgctttaacatgtttcatgaaataattttttagggCTGGGACAACGCGTCGACGTAATCTAGTAGCAACGCGAGTGGCTTCAGTCCACGCCGGTTTCACACAGCGAGGGTGAGCAGTGCCTGCGGCCGCGCGgcgcgtgtttttttttcagcgcCCATGTTAACAAGCATGCACCCCGCCGCACGAGCAGCGCGAGCTCGCGGCtctgtagcaacagtgctgcaATCGTTTTTGCGTCGGTTCTGCTGCGCTGCTCACGCTCAATTAAAGTGAAAgtgctttgtttatggtttaaatgctcgtggattTACGTgaaagtgtcattttaccatCAAATTATGAATGTGATggcaagtgtgttttaaacagtcatttgagcaatttaacagaaagcaatgaaatatgtcactgttgccagaagactgcgctttCATTCACTCTCTGTCCAGCAGTAAACGAGTCCTAATCTATCTTAACAAACTTAAGAGAAAGAGATGTAATAATATATGTGcttcttaagtctataattagggtttcgagcacgaagtgctgaaaacctattgtatttgtctgttttattattattattagggtttcgagcacgaagtgctgaaaacctattgtatttgtctgttttattattagggtttcgagcacgaagtgctgaaaacctattgtatttgtctgttttattattattattattattattattaggggtcaagccccgaaggggcgaagacccctattgtatttgttagttttctttttaggggtcaagccccgaaggggcgaagacccctattgtatttgttagttttcctattataataattattattctggttcttcttccgccattgcggtctatggcagcccatagaaccgtacataggaaagttatgaaatttggcacactgatagaggacagtccaatgtgtccccacagcaaatttggagtctctatctctaacccgctagcgccaccaacagtccaaagttgcacttatgtttttggttataacttctgatccgtgagtcccagaaacaaaattcttggttcctctgattccttggctcaagacaattcgattggaccctatgacgtcattttccgatattaaatttttccgccattttgaattgtttaaaaaacctactttttcgaactcgtcctagagcttttgtccgatttccacgaaaattggtatgtatcatcttgagacattcatggcaaaaagttatcaaaagaattttgatacagcaatccgttgtcatataccgccttaacgaattttacgtagagctaaaaaaaacggattttaggctgtatcttcgtcaaactttggcctattgacacgacacttggtacttgtgatgccagtcaggaactgagggtgcatgcacagtttcgtcgcagcgccacctagtggccagagaaatgttttatacacctataactttggctcagattgacgtattttcacgggacttgttgctttggagttctgaatggttgtcgagtccaacgataccaaacatgccagaatccgccttacggttaaccctgcgcagcaaaatagcgcttaag of Misgurnus anguillicaudatus unplaced genomic scaffold, ASM2758022v2 HiC_scaffold_34, whole genome shotgun sequence contains these proteins:
- the LOC141363336 gene encoding protection of telomeres protein 1-like yields the protein MEGGDASVFVCPAAAPSRGRPSVSSEPKYTYPPLNMLKHKTLVSVYGVVTFFKLPYRTKGSDYCSMLKITDQSDVKVSCTIFTKNLEDHPVILKNGDIIRLHRFKSEMFNNSMTLVNSSGWSALTFDGIIDSPMVPRSTSKSFHFVDSDKRTVQELRQWATKRLLVSGNPTLPLSAVKPSMFFDLTCQLLAKAVMDSHCILLKVWDGTKCDYPLLKVAVPPDAIEGESTGAKDRMNLIANVLVYDNHFEVAQSLKPGTFLRIYNLRALSQRASNQPSDQSEQLAFHLHGGTVYGRGLRSIPADSAELQSLKRSSSSSGSSSDSSSSSSDSSSDSSDSSSSSSSSEDSSSDSEDSSSSSSSSSSSDSDSDSSSSSDQGPPKKRKKKK